A genomic region of bacterium contains the following coding sequences:
- a CDS encoding glutathione S-transferase family protein produces the protein MGSEPRLYAFPGSLCSQKVRLALAEKRVSYEKHFVDIELRLVNYEPWYLQLNPKGVVPTLVHGDTIVTDSARIIRYIDEAFEGPALIPEGAYERECMEQWIEQQDLIHMRELSYATFGGALGLLLRRVSLPLRMRKLHRLRNRNPDLAELYEAKIQDVHRWRASLASVPEINEIRNHLAEVLQRVEDQLEKTRYLAGNSYSLADVVWTCVLARLTMLGLAPSLWGDGQAPHLKNYYEQLRLRPSFDLADIWEVTPSPSAQLAMLRSVISGSRTDGPPT, from the coding sequence ATGGGATCCGAGCCTAGGCTCTATGCGTTTCCGGGATCACTCTGCTCGCAAAAAGTCCGCCTGGCGCTGGCGGAAAAGCGCGTCTCCTACGAGAAACATTTCGTAGATATCGAGCTTCGACTGGTGAACTACGAACCATGGTACCTGCAGTTGAACCCGAAGGGAGTGGTTCCGACTCTGGTTCACGGTGACACGATCGTGACAGACTCCGCGCGCATCATTCGCTACATCGACGAAGCTTTCGAGGGTCCGGCTCTGATTCCGGAAGGAGCGTACGAGCGTGAGTGCATGGAGCAGTGGATCGAGCAGCAGGACCTCATCCATATGCGTGAACTGAGCTACGCGACCTTCGGTGGGGCGCTTGGTCTCCTCCTCCGGAGGGTCAGCCTGCCGTTACGGATGCGAAAGCTGCACCGATTGCGAAACAGGAATCCAGATCTTGCCGAGTTGTACGAGGCAAAAATCCAGGACGTCCACCGCTGGCGGGCGAGCCTGGCCAGCGTGCCAGAGATCAACGAGATTCGGAACCATCTGGCGGAGGTACTGCAGCGCGTCGAAGATCAACTCGAAAAGACCCGTTACCTGGCAGGGAATAGCTATTCGCTGGCGGACGTCGTCTGGACGTGTGTCCTCGCCCGTCTGACCATGTTGGGGCTCGCACCGTCGCTTTGGGGAGATGGCCAGGCACCCCATCTCAAAAACTACTACGAGCAACTCAGGTTGCGCCCGAGTTTCGATCTGGCCGATATCTGGGAAGTCACTCCCTCCCCGAGTGCTCAGCTAGCGATGTTGAGATCAGTGATTTCTGGCTCGCGAACAGACGGCCCTCCGACCTGA